GCCAGGCGCGCGCGGCGGGCCACGAAATCGTGGGAGCGGCGGCCGATGCCGATACCATAGTGGTGAACACCTGCGCCTTCATAGAGGAGGCCCGCCAGGAATCGATAGACACCATCCTCGGGTTGGCCGCTGGCGATTCAGCCGCAACCACTAACGGCAGCTCGCCGCGCATGCTGGTCACCGGTTGCATGGCCGAGCGCTACGGCCAGGAACTGTCGCAGGCCATACCCGAGATCGACGTGATGGTGGGCACCGGCGACCTCGATCGATTTGTGGAGGCCCTCAACGCGCCCGGTGGCAGCAGCTTTACGGGTAAGCGTCACTATCTGCCGGCCGCTGGCGCGGCGCGGGAAGTCGACCTCTCGCAGGGCTGGGCCTGGGTCAAGGTCTCGGAGGGCTGCGACCACGAGTGTTCGTTCTGCGCCATTCCGTCGTTCAGGGGGAGCCACGAGAGCAGGACGGTGGAGGACGTGGTCGAAGAGGTTCGCGGCCTGGTGGCCGCTGGTGCGCTGGAGGTCAACCTGGTGGCCCAGGACCTGAGCGCTTACGGACGTGACAGGAAACAGCGCGACGGATTGTCGCAGTTGCTGCGGCAGTTAGACGGGTTGCAGGGGCTCGAGCGCGTGCGTTGTTTTTACATGTACCCGACCACGCTGGTAGACGAGACCCTCGATGCCATGCGAGAGCTACCCTCGGTGTGCAACTACCTCGACCTGCCGCTTCAGCACGCCGACCGCGAGATGCTCAAACGCATGCGTCGGGCCGCCGACCCGGACGCCACCCGTCGTCTGCTCGACAGGGTTCGCAGCAAGGTTCCGGACGTGGTGCTGAGGTCGTCGTTCCTCGTGGGATTTCCGG
This genomic window from Candidatus Binatota bacterium contains:
- the rimO gene encoding 30S ribosomal protein S12 methylthiotransferase RimO, with amino-acid sequence MSGGVGDRKKIFFVPLGCARNHVDGEYMLGQARAAGHEIVGAAADADTIVVNTCAFIEEARQESIDTILGLAAGDSAATTNGSSPRMLVTGCMAERYGQELSQAIPEIDVMVGTGDLDRFVEALNAPGGSSFTGKRHYLPAAGAAREVDLSQGWAWVKVSEGCDHECSFCAIPSFRGSHESRTVEDVVEEVRGLVAAGALEVNLVAQDLSAYGRDRKQRDGLSQLLRQLDGLQGLERVRCFYMYPTTLVDETLDAMRELPSVCNYLDLPLQHADREMLKRMRRAADPDATRRLLDRVRSKVPDVVLRSSFLVGFPGETDEAFERLCRFVEEQRFGHLSVFEYSREEGTTAMELGDEVAPELARLRRDRLLDLHEGLRAGYLAARVGKPERVLVCGRDGDGNCYGRTSWQGPDVDGVTWLGDVPGVPTAGMLDVSVTGSDGYDLFAVPRASQGGWRPSRAGAVDAAGRRN